In Pyxicephalus adspersus chromosome 10, UCB_Pads_2.0, whole genome shotgun sequence, the DNA window CTGAGCAAATGCAAATAAAGCAAAGACCCTACCTCATGCTCAAGAAAAAGGGCTTTCAGCTGTCCTTTCGACCAGTAATCCATGGCATAAGATAGCAGCTTCATTGAAACCATGTTAATTCGTAGAAAGTTCCCCACAAATAATACTCTGTCAATGTTCTAGAAGTGCAGACTAAGAAAgacataaattatacaaaattattcTTTCTATAATACATAACATAGCTATGAATGTTATTATCATGGTTGgctacaaacacacaaaataaaacaatataaacagaCTATAAataatgtgatattattattatttatatgttgtgAACAAAATGGTATAATGAACAGAGAGCATGGATTATGATATGAATAAGGATAAGAATAAGATTTTTAAATCATTCAGTTACATGGAAAACAATAGGGGAGCAACAAAACAAGGATCAGTATTGTAAAAATGCATGAGGGCATAGTAACACTGAAGAGTCAGAAGGAACAAtctagtaataaataataaaaaattatctttttcagATCCAGTGTAAGCctagtaataaattataaatgtcaaATAGTCCTTAAGGAAAGCTTCCCTAAGCAAAATTGTCCTTTATACACACAGATCTATCTGTGAATGCCTAAACAAGGAACTCATAAACGGAGGCAGAGAAGCAGTGTAGATTTATTATAATCACACAGCCTAATTTACAAAATTTCTTCATCTACTGATCTAACATGACAGAATGAAACCTGCTCCTGACCACTGCATTGTGAATCTGCTTGGATAAAAATGGTCTTATCTCTAATGATTATTGTGTTACAGACTTCTGGGAAATGTCAGTTTCCTGCCTACATAACAGATTTAGGGAAagcaaatacaaaatgtgttgcacAGGCTTTGCTAACAGGTAGCCTGATGTGTCTAATTTGTCACCAGTTTGCTTGATACAGGTCCCCCACTGTTCCCGGTTAGCAGTGGTCAGGCCAAAATGTTACTAGCATGGATCTAATGAGACGAATATAATCTCTGCATAGACCTACAGCAGACAATCCCAAACTAATTATTGATCAAGTTTGTGCTGAGCTGTCTCTCCTCCATTATCTGTGCCAGCTCCCTCCGTCATTGACCATTGACCTATTTAGGTCCAGTGGTATCAGTGCTCTCTCAAGGTGCCACTGCTATTAGCAGAGGCAGTTCTATCCCTGCTACATTAACCAATGCACTAGTAGTTGCTGTACAGGGTGCAAGTATACGATTCCCAGCATTATTCTCAGGAGAAATGGGTGGATACATGTTGAGGTTTGTCTCTTGAATAAAAGAAGCAAAATTCAGTTCCAAATATGTCTTGGGAATGGAAGAACATTATATTACCATATCCTGTAATTGGTAATATTAGCTATACCCTTCAGTCACTCCTGCGTAAAAATGGGAACATTTGTAGTGTTTCTTGCAATGAAGTGAATGCAATGTTTGATGgcggttgaaaaaaaaaaaagaattgggttATTGTAGTGTTATTGGATTGTTattagaaaacaacaaaaaaagagaaatatgtaaaacaacaagacaatacaaaaaaaatacaggagtTTTCTTGCAGGGTTCTGCTGAAGTTCCTCATGCTTTGATAGCCCTGTACAATGCTGCTTGAACTCCATGCAACAAGGCAACACTGTAAAGAAGCTGAAAGCAAGAGGAGAATATCCTATTGCTGGGGATGTTTACACTAAAtgatacatgaaaatattttctgaattcaAATACACATGGTGCAGAACTACTAAAAAACACAGATGCATGTAAAAACAGATTTATGGAAGTCTGACATACGTACCTTCACGCCCAcagcaatgaaaagaaaaaacataacccGGGgtagttcaacaaaaaaaaaagcatgtctaAATTGGATGTAGTCAAGAATGATACAGAACTGACAAACTTGTTCAGTAATCATGTTAGTGGCTATAAATAACAAATGAGAATTTTTCTCTGTAGATTCTTACAGTATTTCACtgaatatatgcaaaatattagCATACAGAGAAAGTTATTTTGTGACTTCTGCCCAGTGTTAAAAATCTGGATAAATGTAAAGTGCCTAGTGCCTTGGTCACCAACCCATTGGCTTCCACAGGTGTACTAAATTTCAAAAAATCATCTGGTACCAAGgactttaaacaaaataaaatgcatacaaacagttgtcatttctttgcaatatcaaaaactagaataaaaaaaaactttaaaatcataatgttgttttatgtttaaacaaGCACAATATTCCCAGCAGCTGCCTACATGTATCTTTAGAGAGACACagtccaggtaaaaaaaaaaatctgccccagtaaacaatagaaaaaaagtatttgtttttatgatttgcctaacaaataaacagaaaaaataagttTACAAAAGTAATACCACAGTATTTGTTTCCTTTGGAATAATGTACAGGATACAAATCTCTATACTTGATTCTTTACTCCAAAAAGTTTACATCCTGTTTGTTCAGAGCTTTATTAGAATTTTGTTCTATTACATAATTGACAATattctaaatacacaaataatgtgcaaatattggAGTCCTTAAattgtcaaaggatttgtatttctgcccagccagttctgagatttacactgTGTCtagagaaaggagaagcagcagggtTATAAGCTTACTAGTACAGGAGAATTGAACAATTGCATGACTCCTTGTGCTGCCTCACTCAGCCTGAGCTCTACTGTACAAAGACTGAAGGAGGCTGATACAAAGGTAAATTCCGGGgacctatatatattatataaatttgcTTTCAATAAATATACAGGGCTGCATTCAATTGTGTATATTCAGTCAGGACTTTATAAATGCCACCAGGTTTATTTAATAAGGCAGTGCAAAGAGCAGTGATTACGCACAATGGTTTTTAATCCAACTAATTGCTATAGAGTCCTGCACCTCTGCATTGTTACTTTTACTGCTTTGTAAAATAAGCCAGCTTTTCTATCGAATACATGATGTACTTTTGGGCAGTTCCTTATGGTACTAATGCAGATTATCATCAGCAGTACTGAGTTTTGGtgtgcaaaataattatttgaaagtAATGCACAATAACCCGCCCATGTAACAACCGAACACATGGAGCCTAATtgattaaagatctccaagactgggcAAGATAgacataggtgaacctgggtgatccagggaGAAAAAAATGGTATACATAAACAACATTTGTAAACTTATAAACGTCACTGATGTTGATCTTTGCAAGACCTGATTCTTACCTCATTAAGGGCACACATTCGGGCAATCGACCCTATGTTATTTGTAATGGTAACCAGAGTGGCTCTTGCCAGGTCCTCCTTGCTTATCGTATCTCTTTTTTCTTTGCTCATCATATGGCCAAAACTTTTGAAAGAGAAACATTAGACACAATATTTATCATAGCTGTCAATTAAGATTTATTTGCTGATTCAGGAATAATACAGATTATGTGGATAATTAAAGGGCTAGGTACTGGCTACAGCTAACCAATGAGAACACATTACAAATATACAACCTCTCCCTATTCTTCATCCTACAAatcaaaaacaatgttttaaaagattttaaatactAAACCTCAGAATGTCTGAGCTAAAATCATCAGTATTTAAATGCCTGGAAATACGTTACAGGACCCAGAGCAGCATTCTGTACATAActggtaattttttattatttataatttattatccAGGGATTCAAATATCCTCCAGCAGGTGTCTTCCTCCTACAAATGGCTGTATACTATTAATCATTACTAGCCTGGTTGCTGGAGGGCATCTATTCCCCCTCTGCAGGATCCAGATACCATAGATTTCAGCCTTTGCCTAATATGCATAGACTATGCTGTCTCCCATTCCTGTACTCTCACCTATTACTATATTAGTTCCCTGCCTTACTAGTCCCAAACCTGTACTTATCCCTCCCAATCACACTTACCTTGCATCTAAACTCCAAATATTTTGCACTGGTAATGTTTATTTGGTTTGGTTAGCCTAcaccttttttatttgctataatAGTGTTCACTTATGGcctattttattgcataatataCCTACACCCCAAGGACACAGGAATCCTGCCTACAATTATGTAATAGGGGGGGATGCACTTTCTCAATGTGCAAACCTgaattatttatacaaattagtaataaaaaaggTAAGAGTAGGCAATTTTGGGgaatacacatacacaaatcaagactcttcaatgtaatttgctgtaATCAGATAAATAGTTGGATACTTTCCTTTGGGTTTGCAGTGTAGAATAGTGAGGTGAGTAGTTTAAGGAAGATCGTTTTGCATGGCTGGGTAATTGATAAGCATATAGCTGGTTGTTCTCTCCATGGATAAAACTCTGGATGTAATTTATGATATGAGGGTTATATGACCCTGATCTATTCAGCATTTTCCACTGAAGTAACACCTACCCCATGTTATCGATTGACACTTTTTAAAGCTGTAATTAGCAGTCATTTTCTTTGCCAGCACAGTATGAGATGTACAGATtgatttttgttctgtttagACGTGGGCAGCTGTATTATGGCAGAGGCTAATTAAGATCTAAATCTAGCAGTAACTGGTAGACTCCATCTGCCATTAGCTCATTaatatataagcatatatatTTAGTTAACAGTCTAACCCTGTCATTACACTGAGTAATCATACCAGTAGAATAAAATCCAAACTGAGCAGGTTGTTGCGGGACTTCCTTCTTCCTGCCATAGACCCCAGCTCATTCTAGAGGGTTTCCAGACCATCACggatatagaaaaatattttttggtatacGTCCCAGAACCTCCTTCCATTTATATGACCCCTACAATTCTACCAACCCACTGGGCATATGAAGTTGAAGTCAAAGGAATATCCCTCTTTACTTTAGTTCTCCTTGTTTGCCATAATCCTCATCATATCATTTAGAAGAAGCCCTTAAGTTCAGTTTCTTGCAACTGCAGCCTGTTTAATGTCAATGCCAACAACTAATGCATAATAATGCTTTTACACTATGTAACTATTTAGTTGTAAAAGGCTGTGGCCATTATCCTTTCAATACTTGGAAATAATGCATGGTTTTGCTCTTACTTAAGGGTGTTTCAGAATTGATCAACTGCTAAAACTGTCTGTGCTGTGACCAGGTTTCCTGCTGATATTCTTTATTATGACTAGTATTCTTAAGAAGTCAGGTAATATGTTGCTTTACATTATGTATGTTTACAAAcattgtgtaatttttattttttttgtatccgTATTGATTATCACTTCATGGTTATTACCTGGATGCAACTGCAGAGCCCTGAAGACTGAAGCGTTCATAGTCCCCGCCATAGATGTCCTTCACAAGTTTATCAACATTTGTGCTGTCCCCTTTGGCAGCCATTTCCAAAGCCTCCTCGAATGTTTCACAACCCGTCAGTAGGCAGCACAGGCCAAGGAATGTTCCACCTCCCAGACTGGAAAgattaggaaataaaaatgtgaataaaggaCCCTATATTACTAGCTGAATTGTACAAGTAAAGGAATTTAAAAGGATTATTTAGCCAGAAATGTTTGTCTCGTTTTCCTATGGTTTGAGTGGACTgtgcaaaaataaacagaatactgCTAATAATTCACAGGTCACAGGGACCTCAAATAACAAAGAACAGTTTATGGGCAAACAATCCATTAGAAGAAATTGCAGGTATGGGGGTCGTTTTGTAGAGAAGTGATAGGTACAGAGGTATGTATTGATTTACTGCataaaaatgctttgtaaataatcaacaaaaataaaatgcaggtaaAGCCGCCTGACCACAATAAGGCACAAAGTCCTCCTGGTTATTAATCAGAATGCACATGAATGTTGATGTGTGTGGTGGTAGTCCTAATTTTTTACATCCTTTGATACATCTTTATATGATATAACCCATACAAGGCAAGTACCTGGTCCCAGTTACTCTTTTATAGTTGTCTTTAGAATACACTGCAAGAATGCTGACTCCTGACCCTATATTAACCAGCAACATTGGGTAAGGATTGTCAAGGCAATATGGCTTCTTCTGACACTGTTCTGGGTCTGTTGGGTTTTCAAAATAATAACACTCTGGTCGTCCATTAAATCCCACTGAATCCATGTAGAGAAGGCCCTGGATCAAGCAGTCCAGTTCATCCAGTTTATGAAGCTGGAGGTCGGCTATCTAGAAAGAGAGAAACATTTAAGTTAATAAATAAGCAGGTGTAAGTAGAGCAGAGGAGACAATTTCTCCAAATACAAGGGCAAAGAACGAGCTGACAGCACTTTGCTCTCCTGTACATATTTGATATTGCATAACAAGAACACATATAAACAGAGCACAACAGAGAGTACATGCAAGACTTTGAATCGCTAAGCAAAATTATGTGCGCAAACTAACTGCGGTGCCAAATAAAGGATCAGttcatgcaataaaaacaatttcagcTTTGGATAAGCACCTTTGTATCTCCCCTTTCCCCTAGCGTCCCTGTTATTCTTTGGACTAGGTGAAAGGTATCTATATCACATATTTGGGCCACCTGCCACATCCTGGTTTAAAGGGCCACTCTTTCCATGACAAATCTAACTTAGAGAGAATGCAGCAAGTGGCTCCTTGGAGAGCTGCAATCTTTGATATACAGAAAGTGTATTCACGcctaaaatgtatgaaaaagttttaaacagttcagcaaaaaaagataaaaatttttatttaaatgaaacttgTCTTGGGTGAAATAAACCAGCAACAAAAGCATGTGCAAGTATTTAGGCTATGTCCTTTCCTCCTAGACACAAATGCTTGTGCAACCTGTACATTCCTTTAGAAGCTTTCTACCATACATAGCCAAGCAGTCAATTTTTTACCTTGGGTTGGGTTCAATAAACCCTAAAAGCAGTGAATAATGGCTACGCCAGCTTTCCCACAGGCTAGGCCAGGTCCAGCTGGAGGCAAATTGGTCTTCTGTAGCCTATATACCCTTCTCCTTTACAAATCAGTTCAAGGAATATTGGTATCCCGACTTTGCCAACAACCAGATCCCCTCTTTCTTCAGACAACGCCATCAATGAAAGATGAATGCTAAtgaattacattataaaaaaagacaattgaacTGTTCCAGTCAAGCTTATTTTTTTGTCCAATATAAAAACTAGATTTTATGTCCCTTCATCTAGTAACCATCTACTGCAGGCTATGTGGGTGCATTTTTAATTCTGGCATTGTGCAGCCTTTTGAGATTTGCTCCAAACGGTTCCTTTGTCAGGCTGGAGAAAAATACAATCAACCAGCTAGGCCGGTTCCACGCTCCCTTCATGCTCATTTAGTTGCTACGCAACAAGCTTCAGCATGAACTGCCGTTCCGTCTGTCTTAAATAAGAAGCAAAGGATTATTCTAATGAATGTAGACAACACCTCAACATTAGGGATGCGTCATTCTCAATAAAACACAAGGAAGGTTGTATCCTTTCTTCTATGGGCAGACATTCATCAACGGTTCAATGTTTACTAAACATTATCGGGGTCATTTGTTTCAAGTGAAAATAACAACAACTAAGCCAAATTCTCCCTGAATTTGAAGTCCATGAACCTGTTTTATTCACAAAGAGCATTGTATATCAAATTGGCTTTTAGAAACCAGTAATAGGTCATGTTTTTCAGCTTAAAAGGATGGAACATGAAGAAGCCATGACAAAACAATC includes these proteins:
- the PANK1 gene encoding pantothenate kinase 1 isoform X1 produces the protein MGDPSQPEAASAPRLQNGFTPALMNGESSRVPNEHGQLRAHPECPHQGSPAKKSRMRRRMDSGRRNRPPFPWFGMDIGGTLVKLVYFEPKDITAEEEQEEVENLKSIRKYLTSNTAYGKTGIRDVHLELKNLTMCGRKGNLHFIRFPTCAMHRFIQMGSEKNFSSLHTTLCATGGGAYKFEEDFRTIADLQLHKLDELDCLIQGLLYMDSVGFNGRPECYYFENPTDPEQCQKKPYCLDNPYPMLLVNIGSGVSILAVYSKDNYKRVTGTSLGGGTFLGLCCLLTGCETFEEALEMAAKGDSTNVDKLVKDIYGGDYERFSLQGSAVASSFGHMMSKEKRDTISKEDLARATLVTITNNIGSIARMCALNENIDRVLFVGNFLRINMVSMKLLSYAMDYWSKGQLKALFLEHEGYFGAVGALLELLKMNDDH
- the PANK1 gene encoding pantothenate kinase 1 isoform X3; the protein is MDSVGFNGRPECYYFENPTDPEQCQKKPYCLDNPYPMLLVNIGSGVSILAVYSKDNYKRVTGTSLGGGTFLGLCCLLTGCETFEEALEMAAKGDSTNVDKLVKDIYGGDYERFSLQGSAVASSFGHMMSKEKRDTISKEDLARATLVTITNNIGSIARMCALNENIDRVLFVGNFLRINMVSMKLLSYAMDYWSKGQLKALFLEHEGYFGAVGALLELLKMNDDH
- the PANK1 gene encoding pantothenate kinase 1 isoform X2 encodes the protein MKLIDGKKHSFPWFGMDIGGTLVKLVYFEPKDITAEEEQEEVENLKSIRKYLTSNTAYGKTGIRDVHLELKNLTMCGRKGNLHFIRFPTCAMHRFIQMGSEKNFSSLHTTLCATGGGAYKFEEDFRTIADLQLHKLDELDCLIQGLLYMDSVGFNGRPECYYFENPTDPEQCQKKPYCLDNPYPMLLVNIGSGVSILAVYSKDNYKRVTGTSLGGGTFLGLCCLLTGCETFEEALEMAAKGDSTNVDKLVKDIYGGDYERFSLQGSAVASSFGHMMSKEKRDTISKEDLARATLVTITNNIGSIARMCALNENIDRVLFVGNFLRINMVSMKLLSYAMDYWSKGQLKALFLEHEGYFGAVGALLELLKMNDDH